A portion of the Metasolibacillus fluoroglycofenilyticus genome contains these proteins:
- a CDS encoding thioredoxin family protein, whose translation MKKLAIFGGIIVVLFAAIIILTNMSNSSKLENNPYGKTNLRQSTIDQLSDKNYQNIILPDALEQKIASGEPVYAYIFSPECVYCQQMTPKLMPAAEDLGIHIDQLNVLEFPEQWEKYKITHTPTLIYFNEGQEVTRMTGDHDVDTINSFFKSVSAQ comes from the coding sequence ATGAAGAAGCTTGCTATTTTTGGTGGAATTATCGTTGTATTATTCGCAGCGATTATTATTTTAACAAATATGTCAAACAGCAGTAAATTAGAAAATAACCCTTACGGTAAAACAAACTTAAGACAATCTACAATTGACCAATTAAGTGACAAAAACTATCAAAACATTATTTTACCAGATGCATTGGAGCAAAAAATCGCTTCAGGTGAGCCTGTTTATGCTTATATATTCAGCCCAGAATGTGTATACTGTCAGCAAATGACACCTAAATTAATGCCAGCCGCGGAGGATTTAGGTATTCATATTGACCAATTAAATGTGTTAGAATTCCCAGAACAATGGGAAAAATACAAAATAACTCATACACCTACACTTATTTACTTCAATGAAGGTCAGGAAGTAACACGCATGACTGGTGACCATGATGTAGATACAATCAATAGCTTTTTCAAAAGTGTTAGTGCACAATAA
- a CDS encoding disulfide oxidoreductase, producing the protein MNKKLENSLLAIWVVSLVATLGSLYFSEIRQYTPCEMCWYQRILMYPIVIMTTIAYIQKNARIALTTAVFACIGGSISLYHYGIQKLDFLQESAPACGLVPCTGQYINWLGFITIPFLALTAFIIIAAISFYMLRVLKEEK; encoded by the coding sequence ATGAATAAAAAATTAGAAAACAGCTTACTTGCGATTTGGGTGGTGTCGCTAGTTGCAACACTGGGCTCGCTTTATTTCTCGGAAATTAGGCAATACACGCCTTGTGAAATGTGCTGGTATCAGCGAATTCTTATGTATCCAATTGTAATTATGACAACGATTGCTTACATTCAAAAAAATGCGCGTATCGCACTAACAACTGCTGTATTTGCTTGTATAGGTGGGAGTATTTCCCTGTATCATTATGGCATTCAGAAGCTGGATTTTTTACAGGAATCTGCCCCTGCATGTGGTCTAGTTCCTTGTACAGGGCAATATATTAATTGGCTTGGATTTATTACTATTCCATTTTTAGCATTAACAGCATTTATTATCATTGCAGCAATTAGCTTTTATATGTTACGTGTTTTGAAGGAGGAAAAATAA
- a CDS encoding GAF domain-containing sensor histidine kinase — protein sequence MGLNHSNITILKEIAELLNEETEMIPMLRGALSKFLNGTQFDTGWIFFIDAKGKSTLVAHENLPQALAKNDCKHLNKGGCWCVSRYRNNELMKASNIIECQRIESAMGDSDDDTGGITHHATVPLQSGQERFGILNVASKNTVSFTEEELELLESVAFQMGSAIKRIHLTNEQQEIALVQERNRLARDLHDSVNQLLFSVTLTSRAGIEMSDQPEIKETFKEIQELTQEALTEMRALIWQLRPKGLESGLIEAIKVYAEMLGLKLIVNVSGVIQLPSRIEETLFRIAQEGLNNIRRHAGVKIAELYVTVTPTDILLVMKDEGRGFVIDPKAKIPSLGIQSIKDRAHAIGGTADWVSEIGKGTELLIRLPY from the coding sequence ATGGGCTTAAATCATTCAAACATTACAATATTAAAAGAAATTGCAGAACTGTTAAATGAAGAAACCGAAATGATTCCAATGTTGCGAGGAGCTTTATCAAAATTTTTAAACGGTACGCAGTTTGATACAGGGTGGATTTTTTTTATTGATGCTAAAGGGAAATCCACATTAGTTGCACATGAAAATTTGCCACAGGCACTTGCAAAAAATGATTGTAAACATCTAAATAAAGGTGGCTGCTGGTGTGTGTCGCGCTATCGTAATAATGAGCTGATGAAGGCTTCGAATATTATTGAATGTCAGCGTATTGAAAGTGCAATGGGGGATAGTGATGATGATACAGGGGGGATTACACATCACGCAACAGTGCCACTTCAATCTGGACAGGAGCGCTTCGGTATTTTAAATGTCGCATCGAAAAACACGGTAAGCTTTACTGAGGAGGAGCTTGAGCTATTAGAGTCAGTTGCTTTTCAAATGGGCTCCGCAATAAAAAGAATCCATTTAACGAACGAGCAACAGGAAATTGCATTAGTACAGGAGCGTAATCGACTAGCGCGGGATTTACACGATTCTGTCAATCAGTTGTTATTTTCAGTGACATTAACATCGCGAGCTGGTATTGAAATGAGCGACCAACCTGAAATAAAGGAAACATTTAAAGAAATTCAAGAGCTAACACAGGAAGCTTTAACGGAAATGCGCGCACTAATTTGGCAGTTGCGCCCTAAGGGACTTGAAAGTGGATTAATTGAGGCGATTAAAGTATACGCTGAGATGCTTGGTCTAAAGCTAATTGTCAATGTTTCAGGTGTCATTCAACTTCCTTCACGCATTGAAGAAACGTTATTCCGTATTGCACAAGAAGGTTTAAATAATATACGTCGTCATGCTGGTGTTAAAATTGCCGAGTTGTATGTTACGGTGACACCAACAGATATTTTGCTCGTAATGAAAGATGAAGGGAGAGGCTTTGTTATCGATCCAAAGGCTAAAATACCTTCACTTGGTATTCAATCAATTAAAGATAGAGCGCATGCAATTGGCGGTACAGCCGATTGGGTGAGTGAAATTGGCAAAGGGACGGAATTATTAATCCGTCTGCCGTATTAG